A genomic stretch from Anaerolinea thermophila UNI-1 includes:
- a CDS encoding ABC transporter permease, producing the protein MVENSLSHPITHHHSPHVTVIEPSRGWSSLGLKDLWEYRELLWLLIWREVRGMYRQTALGVSWIFLRPILNVVILTLVFGTFVKVPSENVPYALFSLSALLPWGYFSNAVLRSAGSLVQNMEIISKVYFPRMIIAIAGVLSGLVDFSASFGIFLLFMAYFRVPVRIEILWLPGFFLASVLLALTVGLWLATLSVRFRDVSFAVNFLLQAMMYLSPVIYPVNQVPESLQFFYRLNPMAGIIEGFRWSLLGIGSPPQITFWLSMGLMLIFLVAGAFIFRRTERTIVDYL; encoded by the coding sequence ATGGTCGAAAATTCACTTTCTCACCCAATAACTCATCATCACTCTCCTCACGTGACAGTCATAGAGCCGTCCAGAGGTTGGTCCTCACTGGGATTGAAAGACCTGTGGGAGTATCGAGAACTCCTCTGGCTTCTCATCTGGCGAGAAGTCCGCGGAATGTATCGTCAGACAGCGCTGGGAGTTTCGTGGATATTTCTTCGTCCTATTCTGAACGTTGTGATCCTGACCCTGGTTTTTGGCACTTTTGTCAAAGTGCCCAGCGAAAACGTACCTTATGCCCTTTTTTCCCTTTCTGCACTTCTTCCATGGGGGTACTTTTCCAATGCGGTATTACGCTCGGCAGGAAGTCTTGTGCAGAATATGGAAATTATTTCCAAGGTGTATTTCCCCAGGATGATCATCGCCATTGCCGGGGTTCTTTCCGGGCTGGTAGATTTCAGTGCATCCTTTGGAATTTTTCTCCTCTTCATGGCTTATTTCCGTGTACCGGTCAGAATTGAAATTCTCTGGTTACCCGGTTTCTTTCTGGCTTCCGTACTGCTCGCCTTAACGGTTGGGCTCTGGCTGGCAACTCTTTCCGTCCGCTTTCGAGACGTATCTTTTGCGGTGAACTTCCTCCTCCAAGCCATGATGTATCTTTCCCCTGTAATTTATCCGGTCAATCAAGTACCGGAGTCTTTGCAATTTTTTTACCGGCTGAACCCAATGGCAGGGATTATTGAAGGGTTCCGCTGGTCACTTCTTGGAATTGGCTCTCCTCCCCAAATCACCTTCTGGCTCTCCATGGGTTTGATGTTGATTTTCCTTGTTGCGGGAGCCTTTATTTTCCGACGTACCGAACGCACAATTGTGGACTACCTATGA
- a CDS encoding ABC transporter ATP-binding protein: MSELAIHVEHLSKRYRIGKAQKSILHNPSPFRHLAYSMRYYLGAFFQPEETLWALKNVSFEVRQGDVLGVIGRNGSGKSTLLKLLSRVTEPTTGRAIIHGRVGALLEVGTGFHPELTGRENIFLSGAILGMKHAEIQRKFDEIVAFSGVERFIDTPIKYYSSGMRVRLGFAVAAHLEPEVLLIDEVLAVGDAEFQQKCLGKMSEVATAGRTVLFVSHNMAAVQSLCNRGIYLQKGEILVDGTISEAVAKYLKIIDEISQIEISERTDRTGLGNVRLVGVDITDQSHLSALTLITGEPAQFVFHLSHLEPGIKFEYLDFTICDLQGNPVAYFNSIDTGPEDNKSPDMHDRVVCWIDELPLLPGRYRINVGIKANGEMQDHVESAAVFNVEQGRLRGRPIDNRSQRRGSVIFPHRWILPG, encoded by the coding sequence ATGAGCGAACTTGCTATTCATGTAGAACATCTTTCTAAGAGATATCGCATCGGGAAGGCGCAAAAATCCATTCTGCACAATCCTTCGCCATTTCGACATCTGGCATATTCGATGCGCTATTATCTAGGCGCTTTTTTCCAACCCGAGGAAACCCTGTGGGCTCTGAAGAACGTTTCTTTTGAGGTCAGGCAGGGAGACGTGCTTGGCGTGATTGGTAGAAACGGCTCGGGAAAAAGCACGTTGCTTAAACTGCTCTCTCGAGTGACTGAACCCACCACAGGACGGGCAATCATTCATGGCAGGGTTGGCGCTCTGCTCGAAGTTGGGACAGGATTCCATCCAGAGTTAACCGGACGGGAAAACATCTTCCTGAGTGGGGCAATTTTGGGAATGAAACACGCTGAAATCCAGCGAAAGTTTGATGAAATCGTAGCCTTTTCGGGAGTAGAACGGTTTATTGATACCCCGATCAAATATTATTCCTCAGGGATGAGGGTGCGTTTAGGATTTGCCGTTGCAGCCCACCTTGAACCGGAAGTGCTTCTGATTGACGAAGTTCTGGCAGTGGGCGATGCAGAATTTCAGCAAAAATGTCTCGGGAAAATGAGCGAAGTGGCTACCGCAGGGCGCACAGTGTTGTTCGTAAGCCATAACATGGCAGCCGTTCAGTCTCTGTGCAATCGGGGAATTTACCTGCAAAAGGGTGAAATCCTGGTGGATGGCACGATTAGTGAGGCTGTTGCTAAGTACTTAAAAATTATTGATGAAATTTCACAAATTGAAATCTCTGAACGAACTGACCGAACTGGATTGGGAAATGTGCGCCTGGTTGGCGTGGATATCACTGACCAGAGTCATCTTTCGGCACTGACATTGATTACGGGTGAACCAGCCCAGTTTGTTTTTCACCTCTCACACCTTGAACCGGGCATTAAATTCGAGTACTTAGACTTCACTATTTGCGATCTCCAGGGAAATCCAGTCGCTTATTTTAACAGCATTGATACCGGTCCAGAGGATAACAAATCCCCTGATATGCATGACCGTGTTGTCTGCTGGATTGATGAATTACCACTACTTCCCGGACGATACCGAATTAACGTAGGGATCAAGGCGAATGGAGAAATGCAGGATCATGTTGAATCGGCAGCAGTTTTTAATGTTGAGCAGGGGCGATTGAGAGGTCGTCCTATCGATAATCGCAGTCAACGGCGGGGAAGTGTCATTTTCCCACACCGCTGGATCCTTCCTGGATAA
- a CDS encoding polysaccharide pyruvyl transferase family protein, whose protein sequence is MKQFLLSIFLKLYAQWAGATGKPYPNSVLLLPPYSPGSYGDAAVVTSFVENLASRGIERIGLIKYQDSDDWSSVNGIRETFSLEDYFHYEAWKIRFSFCKKISEYEQFFILGTDVMDGYYSPKDSLERIYLTELGAQTGRPTRIVSFSFNAHPIPACVTALRHLSPSVHLFSRDPVSQKRLESHLQRPVTLTADIAFLLRPREGNISAGIEQWIDEQQKDNGIVVGINANHVLVEKFSEITIEKLVKAYQEALQEIHAAYPDIRFLFIPHDIRGDASDVVIAEAIFRTLPPNLQQVSKIVPSPCHPAEIKHIVSRLSFVLSGKMHLAIACLSQGVPVACIAYQDKFEGLFQHFEMEDMSLAPEELLLPGKLSQFFLKRFNKKENLSAQIQTHLPRVLQLAEKNLV, encoded by the coding sequence ATGAAACAATTTCTTCTCTCCATCTTTCTTAAGTTATATGCCCAATGGGCTGGCGCCACCGGAAAACCTTATCCGAATTCGGTCCTTCTCCTCCCCCCTTATTCACCGGGTAGTTACGGAGATGCCGCTGTGGTCACTTCGTTCGTAGAGAATTTAGCCAGCCGTGGCATCGAACGCATTGGTCTCATTAAGTACCAAGATTCTGATGACTGGTCTTCTGTGAATGGAATTCGCGAAACCTTCTCCCTGGAAGATTATTTCCATTACGAGGCTTGGAAAATCCGGTTTTCTTTTTGTAAAAAGATTAGTGAGTACGAACAATTTTTTATCCTGGGGACAGACGTCATGGATGGCTATTATTCCCCGAAAGATTCTCTGGAACGCATTTACCTTACCGAATTAGGTGCCCAGACAGGGAGACCCACCAGAATTGTCAGTTTCAGTTTTAATGCCCATCCCATCCCCGCATGTGTGACAGCACTTCGTCATCTATCGCCTTCTGTTCATCTGTTCAGTCGCGATCCTGTCAGTCAAAAAAGGCTGGAAAGCCACCTCCAGCGTCCCGTGACGCTTACGGCAGATATCGCCTTTCTTCTTAGACCGCGGGAGGGAAACATTTCGGCGGGGATTGAGCAATGGATTGATGAACAACAGAAAGATAATGGAATTGTAGTAGGAATTAACGCCAATCACGTCCTGGTTGAAAAATTTTCAGAGATCACTATCGAAAAACTGGTAAAAGCCTATCAAGAGGCACTTCAAGAAATTCATGCAGCCTACCCGGACATTCGGTTTTTGTTTATCCCGCACGATATTCGAGGGGACGCCAGTGATGTCGTTATTGCCGAAGCCATTTTCCGAACCTTGCCACCCAACTTGCAACAGGTGAGCAAAATTGTCCCCTCACCCTGCCATCCCGCAGAGATCAAACATATTGTGAGCAGATTATCCTTTGTGCTGAGCGGGAAAATGCACCTGGCGATTGCATGTTTAAGTCAGGGAGTACCTGTTGCCTGTATCGCGTACCAGGATAAATTCGAGGGATTATTCCAGCATTTTGAAATGGAGGATATGTCCCTGGCACCGGAAGAATTATTGCTTCCCGGGAAATTAAGCCAGTTCTTCCTGAAACGATTTAATAAAAAAGAGAACCTATCTGCTCAAATTCAAACACATTTACCAAGAGTTCTGCAATTAGCCGAGAAAAACTTAGTTTGA
- a CDS encoding glycosyltransferase, with amino-acid sequence MKRVLAHLHFPRLFEFAFGYVNAPGVYWLPKTPQRLRKIQEILEQNHFDLIISEFEGNAELIPEQITIPRILSTHNVQSHLFWRARKTFPGTWLDRVFLFPEWQKIIHYEKKNYRRYNGILAVSQNDQRTLEKRCPGIPVKLVPNGVDTEYFFPSSSSPVPHTMVYLGNYAYPPNADAVRYFYTRIFPKIRARFPDAKLILIGASPPKELCGEDGVEALGFVEDVRPNVHQAEVMIVPLRTGGGTRLKILDGMAMGKAIVSTTLGAEGLQVIDGENILLADTPDTFAAQVIRIMENAELRQKLEKNGRTLVERLYNWDAIAREAGEWIETFLYQPALLQLQREEMNAQG; translated from the coding sequence ATGAAGCGCGTCCTGGCACATTTACATTTTCCAAGGCTGTTTGAATTTGCCTTTGGATATGTAAATGCTCCAGGAGTTTACTGGCTTCCCAAAACTCCGCAACGTCTTCGAAAAATCCAGGAAATCCTTGAGCAAAATCATTTCGACCTCATTATTAGCGAATTTGAAGGAAATGCTGAACTGATTCCAGAACAAATCACCATTCCACGAATACTCTCCACTCATAATGTTCAGTCTCATCTCTTCTGGCGAGCGCGGAAAACCTTCCCGGGAACCTGGCTGGACAGGGTCTTCTTGTTCCCTGAATGGCAGAAGATCATCCATTACGAAAAGAAAAACTATCGACGATATAACGGCATTCTTGCCGTATCGCAAAACGATCAACGCACCCTGGAAAAGCGGTGTCCAGGCATACCGGTAAAACTGGTTCCCAACGGGGTAGATACAGAGTATTTCTTTCCTTCCTCTTCTTCCCCTGTCCCCCACACCATGGTTTACCTGGGAAATTATGCTTATCCCCCCAATGCAGATGCGGTGAGATATTTTTATACCCGAATTTTTCCCAAAATTCGCGCTCGTTTTCCCGATGCCAAACTGATTTTAATTGGCGCATCGCCCCCAAAAGAACTTTGCGGAGAAGATGGGGTTGAAGCATTGGGATTTGTTGAGGACGTCCGGCCAAACGTCCATCAAGCCGAAGTCATGATTGTGCCCTTGAGGACCGGGGGAGGCACTCGCTTAAAAATTTTAGATGGAATGGCAATGGGAAAAGCCATTGTCTCTACCACACTCGGAGCAGAAGGACTGCAAGTGATTGATGGAGAAAACATCCTTTTAGCAGACACACCCGACACCTTCGCGGCTCAGGTTATTCGCATCATGGAAAATGCTGAATTGCGTCAAAAATTGGAGAAAAATGGGCGTACGCTTGTGGAACGCTTGTACAACTGGGACGCTATCGCCAGAGAGGCAGGGGAATGGATTGAGACCTTTCTTTATCAGCCCGCCTTATTGCAACTTCAGAGAGAGGAAATGAATGCCCAGGGTTAG
- a CDS encoding glycosyltransferase family 2 protein, which yields MPRVSIIIPTYNSAKFLQATLESVFQQTFQEYEIIVIDDGSTDNTREVLSPYKSRIRYLYQENQERSVARNYGLSLAQGELIAFLDSDDLWLPHKLERQVQVMNEHPEVVLVFSQALYIDSEGTPTAFCGEWLDGKPANDIEIRSFFEDFAQGNVVYGGGSTALVRKEVIEKAGGFDPAITHGEDWDLWWRISTLGPFAYIPEPLIYYRVFGWKKLLQRQSTERALQEHLYVIEKNLGHLPPEAKQRLYPLAQCHMTVLAALGSYQLEEFERAQKFLKKVGEIDPSWTSPERILWLAVDRAKIIERDTGSYEEAIAFIRNMFQHLPSEIQMPASSLQKAIGWLYISGAFEQHARGNLKKVRQYLLQGIPRVPQALSNRGVVSMIIQALLGRSFTHSLRNVMGKKVNQPYA from the coding sequence ATGCCCAGGGTTAGTATCATTATCCCTACGTATAACAGCGCTAAATTCTTGCAAGCAACCCTGGAAAGTGTTTTCCAGCAAACCTTCCAGGAATACGAGATTATTGTCATTGATGATGGTTCCACCGACAACACCCGCGAAGTGCTCTCCCCGTATAAGTCCCGAATTCGTTACCTGTATCAGGAAAATCAAGAACGCTCGGTAGCACGCAATTATGGACTATCGCTCGCGCAAGGGGAATTAATTGCATTTCTCGATTCCGATGACCTGTGGCTTCCCCATAAACTGGAACGTCAGGTGCAAGTGATGAATGAGCACCCGGAAGTTGTTCTGGTTTTCTCCCAGGCGCTTTATATCGATTCAGAGGGTACCCCTACTGCTTTTTGTGGGGAATGGCTTGATGGCAAGCCCGCCAATGATATTGAAATCCGCTCGTTTTTTGAAGACTTTGCGCAGGGGAATGTGGTTTATGGAGGCGGTTCTACAGCGTTAGTTCGTAAAGAGGTAATTGAGAAAGCGGGAGGATTTGATCCCGCCATTACCCATGGAGAAGATTGGGATTTGTGGTGGCGAATCTCAACACTGGGACCGTTCGCCTACATTCCAGAACCTCTCATTTATTACAGGGTTTTTGGCTGGAAGAAACTGCTTCAACGACAATCCACGGAAAGAGCCTTACAGGAACACCTGTATGTCATTGAGAAAAATCTGGGGCATCTTCCTCCTGAAGCCAAACAGCGCTTGTATCCTTTGGCACAATGCCACATGACCGTGCTTGCGGCGCTCGGCTCCTATCAATTGGAAGAATTTGAACGCGCCCAGAAATTTCTCAAGAAGGTGGGCGAAATTGATCCTTCCTGGACTAGCCCTGAGCGAATCTTATGGTTAGCAGTAGATCGGGCGAAAATCATTGAACGGGATACCGGCTCTTATGAAGAAGCCATTGCTTTCATACGAAATATGTTCCAGCACCTGCCTTCAGAAATTCAAATGCCAGCATCCTCTCTCCAAAAAGCAATTGGGTGGTTGTACATCAGCGGAGCGTTCGAACAACATGCCAGGGGAAATCTGAAAAAAGTTCGCCAGTACCTGCTTCAAGGCATTCCACGGGTGCCTCAAGCACTCTCTAACCGAGGCGTAGTTTCCATGATAATTCAAGCCCTTTTGGGGAGGTCATTTACCCATTCTCTCCGAAACGTGATGGGCAAAAAGGTCAACCAACCCTATGCCTGA
- a CDS encoding glycosyltransferase family 2 protein, translating into MPEVTIVLPTYNRADMILDAIRSVQAQTFQDWEIVVVDDGSTDNTEEVVLSLHDSRIHYVYQENKGLAGARNTGIRHAHSELITFLDSDDAFLPQKLEWQVGLMKSRPGLGLVAGDFFFADPHLTPLSEARSWQSYPNLTLKDWILGCPVIVCAVIVQRAWLEKAGGFDETMRYVEDWDLWLRLAYLGCPMDWLPRPVALYRIHGQNMAKQAVLMKQGMLRMFDKFFTLPDLPKDIQSLKEQAYAHAYLNGAARAFAGGDAEEGRNSLEMALKLDPFLLSGEPPQALSSLASFANSPQCHSPSVFLNSLILGLPSQAQKWKPRFIRAVFHAVAAFEKARQGKRSQVPVHALKAVLLDPSWLKNRGLLSIVIKSLLSPFFPLKESV; encoded by the coding sequence ATGCCTGAAGTGACCATTGTGCTTCCCACATACAACCGTGCAGATATGATTCTGGATGCCATTCGCAGCGTTCAAGCCCAAACTTTTCAGGATTGGGAAATTGTAGTCGTAGATGATGGCTCTACCGATAACACAGAGGAAGTTGTTCTCAGTCTTCATGATTCAAGAATCCATTACGTGTACCAGGAAAATAAGGGCTTAGCCGGGGCCAGAAATACCGGCATCCGCCATGCACACTCTGAACTGATTACTTTTCTGGACTCAGATGATGCCTTTTTGCCCCAAAAACTGGAGTGGCAGGTGGGCTTGATGAAAAGCCGCCCTGGTCTTGGTTTAGTGGCAGGAGACTTCTTTTTTGCAGACCCTCACCTCACTCCATTATCTGAAGCACGCTCATGGCAATCCTACCCGAACCTCACATTGAAGGATTGGATTCTTGGATGCCCGGTAATTGTTTGCGCAGTCATTGTGCAACGCGCTTGGTTGGAAAAAGCAGGCGGTTTTGACGAGACCATGCGCTACGTGGAAGACTGGGATTTATGGCTTCGCCTGGCTTATCTGGGTTGTCCTATGGACTGGCTTCCCCGTCCGGTGGCTTTATACCGCATTCATGGACAAAATATGGCAAAACAGGCTGTGCTGATGAAACAGGGCATGTTAAGAATGTTTGATAAATTTTTTACTCTCCCTGATCTCCCTAAAGATATCCAATCCCTGAAAGAGCAAGCCTACGCCCATGCCTATCTGAACGGCGCAGCCCGTGCATTTGCCGGAGGAGATGCAGAAGAAGGTAGGAATTCCCTGGAAATGGCTTTGAAACTCGACCCTTTCCTGCTAAGCGGAGAACCTCCACAAGCCCTGAGTTCTTTAGCCTCTTTCGCTAATTCTCCTCAATGTCATTCTCCTTCTGTGTTTCTAAACTCTTTGATACTTGGATTGCCAAGCCAAGCCCAGAAATGGAAGCCAAGGTTTATTCGGGCAGTCTTTCACGCAGTTGCAGCATTTGAGAAAGCCCGACAGGGAAAAAGGAGCCAAGTCCCCGTCCATGCTCTCAAGGCTGTGCTACTCGACCCATCCTGGTTGAAAAACCGCGGATTACTCTCTATTGTAATAAAATCGCTTCTTTCCCCTTTCTTCCCGCTTAAGGAGAGTGTATGA
- a CDS encoding SDR family NAD(P)-dependent oxidoreductase: MTKVLVTGGAGFIGSHLVDRLLQEGFEVRVLDLLDSRVHPAGKPAWVSKEAEFIQGDVRDAQTMLKALQGVSIVFHEAAYQDYMPDFSRFLHVNSVSTALIHELILEHKLGVEKVIVASSQAVYGEGQYRCKNSNCQNYHQVIQPPAREEKQLQKGHWEVICPLCQTDMEPLRLKEEYANPYNAYAISKYAEELSAVRLGKLHHIPSVALRYSIVQGPRQSLFNQYSGICRIFSVRLMNGLPPIIYEDGLQTRDFTHVADVVEANITVLKDARADYQVFNVGSGHAITVLEYARVLTQQFGLSIEPLLQGEYRLGDNRHSVSDISRLQALGWQPTRTLHHIFDDYLQWIANQGNVLDYFKVAETSMKKAGVVRKVSSFHE; this comes from the coding sequence ATGACTAAAGTACTTGTGACAGGTGGAGCAGGGTTTATTGGCTCTCATCTTGTAGATCGCCTCCTGCAAGAAGGATTTGAAGTACGCGTTCTTGACCTTCTTGACTCCCGGGTTCATCCAGCGGGAAAGCCAGCCTGGGTCTCAAAAGAAGCCGAATTCATTCAAGGGGATGTGCGAGATGCCCAGACGATGTTGAAAGCCCTGCAAGGGGTCAGTATTGTTTTTCACGAAGCCGCATATCAAGATTACATGCCAGACTTTAGCAGATTTCTTCATGTGAACAGTGTCAGCACAGCACTTATCCACGAACTCATTCTGGAACATAAATTGGGCGTGGAGAAAGTCATTGTAGCCTCCAGCCAGGCAGTATATGGAGAAGGGCAATATCGTTGCAAGAACTCCAACTGCCAAAATTACCATCAAGTGATTCAACCACCCGCCAGAGAAGAAAAGCAATTACAGAAAGGGCATTGGGAAGTCATTTGCCCGCTTTGTCAGACAGACATGGAACCTCTCAGGTTGAAAGAGGAATACGCTAACCCCTACAACGCCTATGCCATCAGCAAATATGCTGAAGAACTCTCTGCCGTGCGTCTGGGAAAATTACATCACATTCCCAGTGTTGCACTCCGATATTCCATTGTGCAGGGCCCAAGACAATCGCTGTTCAATCAGTATTCAGGCATTTGCCGCATCTTTTCCGTGCGTCTCATGAATGGGTTACCTCCCATCATTTACGAAGATGGGCTACAGACTCGGGATTTCACCCACGTGGCAGATGTTGTGGAAGCCAACATAACCGTTCTTAAAGATGCTCGCGCAGATTACCAAGTTTTCAATGTTGGGAGTGGCCATGCCATAACCGTGTTAGAGTATGCCAGAGTACTGACCCAGCAATTTGGCTTATCCATCGAGCCCCTTCTTCAGGGAGAATACCGTCTGGGTGATAATCGGCACAGTGTATCCGATATCTCCCGATTACAGGCTCTAGGATGGCAACCCACCAGAACGCTTCATCACATCTTTGATGACTATCTGCAATGGATTGCCAATCAGGGAAACGTGCTGGATTACTTCAAGGTAGCGGAGACCTCGATGAAAAAGGCTGGTGTCGTTCGCAAAGTTTCTTCTTTTCACGAGTGA
- a CDS encoding PIG-L deacetylase family protein, translating to MPNRTAFELRLTMHHIYLSPHLDDAVYSCGGRMFRQRREDEPVTVVNFLSGTPPEGELSAFARQYHEMWGNPSNAVALRRQEDIEALSRWGIQAIYWDSSDAIYRQIHGTPLYPNISSLFGTPHPEDERELLTCWNETWARLRFSPEQVHMYAPLGAGNHVDHVLVRKFAQQLKRQGWRVWFYEDFPHAYDSRTLQEALDGFGNVRWKSHTELIDAEEKVKAMWIYASQISMMFSDREDLRKRVKDFSAERAVDIHWGERLRKILAGSGGRRERIWRRLFGYLAHAERYWSYE from the coding sequence ATGCCGAACAGGACTGCTTTTGAATTGCGCCTAACCATGCACCACATTTACCTTTCTCCTCACCTTGACGATGCGGTCTATTCATGTGGGGGAAGGATGTTCCGTCAGAGACGGGAGGATGAACCGGTTACGGTGGTCAACTTCCTGAGCGGAACCCCACCGGAAGGTGAACTTTCTGCATTTGCCCGACAATATCATGAAATGTGGGGGAATCCCTCCAACGCTGTTGCCTTACGCCGGCAGGAAGATATAGAAGCATTGAGCAGGTGGGGTATTCAAGCGATTTATTGGGATTCAAGTGATGCCATTTACAGGCAAATCCATGGAACACCTCTCTATCCAAACATCTCTTCCCTGTTTGGTACTCCACACCCTGAAGATGAGAGAGAACTTCTGACTTGCTGGAATGAGACCTGGGCTCGTTTGAGATTTTCCCCTGAACAAGTTCACATGTACGCCCCACTTGGCGCAGGTAATCATGTGGACCATGTCCTGGTGCGAAAGTTTGCTCAGCAATTGAAACGGCAGGGGTGGAGAGTCTGGTTCTATGAAGATTTTCCCCATGCTTATGACTCGCGTACCCTCCAAGAGGCTCTGGATGGGTTTGGAAATGTCCGGTGGAAATCCCATACAGAATTGATAGACGCTGAAGAAAAGGTCAAAGCCATGTGGATTTACGCCTCACAAATTTCCATGATGTTTTCCGACAGAGAAGACCTGAGAAAACGGGTAAAAGATTTCAGCGCAGAAAGAGCAGTGGACATTCACTGGGGAGAGCGTCTCCGCAAAATTCTAGCCGGCAGTGGTGGAAGACGCGAGCGAATCTGGCGACGTCTCTTTGGGTATCTGGCACATGCAGAACGTTACTGGAGTTATGAATGA
- a CDS encoding glycosyltransferase, translating into MTATAPNIPLPYFPFVSIVIPVYNGRKTIQTCLEAILQQEYPREQYEVIVVDNNSSDGTPDLVQKYPVKLVYEKEIQGPHAATNTGVKEAKGEILVFTDSDCVPEPDWLRRLIAPFSDDSVVGTGGRIEAYKPSTPVERFLDQMKPFKNAYQASPNFPAALITGNCAIRREDFMAAGMFNPNMYTGAEVDLSYRVQLQTGKRVIYVPEAVVYHIFSPTVKRLGRHFYIYGYSEILLGTIYKDVPGYPWTPTEQFKIMLRQVKALFTYLASFGFRVISYPFRRKVDQDYFLTPLFWFWVELNNLRGKIEGLWVTRLYRRKFWEKGVRVI; encoded by the coding sequence ATGACCGCTACAGCCCCGAATATCCCTCTGCCATACTTCCCATTCGTTTCGATTGTTATTCCCGTCTATAACGGTCGAAAAACCATACAGACCTGCCTGGAGGCAATTCTTCAACAGGAATACCCCAGAGAACAATACGAGGTAATTGTTGTAGATAACAATTCATCCGATGGAACACCCGATCTTGTTCAAAAGTATCCGGTGAAACTGGTTTACGAGAAAGAGATTCAAGGTCCTCATGCTGCAACAAATACAGGCGTCAAAGAAGCCAAAGGAGAAATCCTGGTTTTTACCGATAGCGATTGTGTTCCCGAACCAGATTGGTTAAGAAGGTTGATTGCTCCGTTTTCTGATGATAGTGTAGTAGGAACTGGAGGAAGGATTGAAGCCTACAAGCCCTCCACACCAGTTGAGCGTTTCTTAGATCAAATGAAGCCCTTTAAGAATGCATACCAGGCTAGCCCCAACTTCCCCGCGGCATTGATTACCGGCAACTGTGCGATTCGGAGGGAAGACTTCATGGCCGCTGGAATGTTTAATCCCAATATGTACACCGGAGCAGAGGTGGACTTAAGTTACCGGGTGCAGTTGCAAACGGGCAAACGGGTGATCTATGTTCCCGAAGCGGTGGTTTACCATATCTTCAGCCCCACGGTCAAACGTTTGGGAAGACACTTTTACATCTATGGGTATTCGGAAATTTTGCTGGGCACAATTTATAAAGATGTACCCGGATATCCCTGGACACCCACCGAACAGTTCAAAATTATGCTCAGGCAGGTGAAAGCCTTGTTCACCTACCTGGCTTCTTTTGGCTTCCGGGTGATTTCCTACCCATTCCGAAGGAAAGTTGACCAGGATTATTTCCTTACCCCCTTGTTCTGGTTCTGGGTGGAGTTGAACAATCTGCGAGGCAAAATCGAAGGGTTGTGGGTCACGCGACTCTACCGTCGAAAGTTCTGGGAAAAGGGAGTTCGGGTCATCTAA